In Bos taurus isolate L1 Dominette 01449 registration number 42190680 breed Hereford chromosome 13, ARS-UCD2.0, whole genome shotgun sequence, the DNA window ttgggatgaaaactgaccttttccggtcctgtggcctgCTGAACttgccaaatttgctgacatgttgagtgcagcacttggaCAGCatcttgaaatagctcagctggaattccatcgcctccactagctttgtttgtagcaatgcttcctaaagcccatctGCCTTCACACTCCAGTCCTTTCTGGATCAACTTAAAACACAGAGTTCATGCTGTTACCCCTGTTCTAAATCTTCAATAGTTCCCTATTTTCTTACTTATGAGCATGTTTTTCACactcgtgtgtgctcagtcatgtccaactctttgcaataattctacttatatgaAGTACAAAAGCAGGCAAAAGCAATTTGTGGTATAAGGAGTCAGCACAGTGGTCAGTATAGGGACGGGGCAGTGACCGGATGGGAAGATAAAAGGCTTTGGACTTTGTCATATTCATCTCATTAATCTTGGTGCTCATTACATGGGTGTATTCAGTTTGTAAGATTACACAATGCTGTATACTTAGGATATGTTTAGCTTTCTATGTGTattaaactgaaagtgaaagttgctcagatgtgtctgactctttgctaccccatggactgtataatccatggaattctccaggccagaatactggagtgggtagccgttcccttctccaggagatcatcccaacccagggaacaaacccaggtctcccgtattgcaggtggattctttaccagctgagtcaccagggaagcccaagaatactggaatgggtagcctatcccttctccagtggatcttcccgacccaggaatcgaaccagggtctcctgcactgcacgtggattctttaccagctgagataccagggaagccccctgtgtgtagacttcaataaaaagaaaaaattgagtaTGGTTGTTTAGACAACTACACAGCTATCtaataagtatttttttccaaaacacaTTTCAATTCTTTATCATTAGGTCATGAGCTACTTTAGCTGCCTTATTCATCTCTATGCTCTCCCACATAACAGACACTTGATAAATTTCAAGAAGCCAAGATATGGTCAGTAATCTTCCCACACACCAACCTTTCTGTATACAGTGATTTTGCCGTGGCATCTTCTATCTTAATGatcactttatttatttctaaatgttttcaaAAAGGTCCAAGATCTAACAAACATAGAATTGATCTAATAATGATCCCTTCATGCATTCTAAAACTCAGTCTTtccctgttttgcttttttttttaatccacataatttttaattattcatattgtttcagtgaaaaggaaaaagaggaaagagttttttctttccctttcctgagaacaacacaaacagaacagtgagcaggcctgaacattcctagtttctttttaattttaactgcTCCTAACTCTGCATGTCTGCAACTAAGTTTGCTTTTCAGCCCCCTAATTCTGCAGGAATTACATTTCGCACCTATTATCCTTTGCTTACCCTTATAACACTCCTTTCCCCGTGTAGTTACATATGAGAAGGAAGGCCACAGAGCCACAGAGCTGCCGGACTCAATTACTGGGTTACTGCTGCCAGCCTATGACTATTTTTGGCAAGATCCTAACACCTTTGTTCCTCATCGTTGACTCCTAACTGCAATCCCTCATCTTATGTAAACCCCTAGACTCCTCATAGAGTGGGGAGCAAAGTCTTGAGGCATGAGCCTACTGCGTACCTCTCGCCACTGGCTGAGAATTAAAGTCAACTTTATATTACCTTCAAACTCTGTCTCCGCATTTTTTATTCAGCTTTGGTGGGCAGAGAAAGCCCAGATTTTGGCTGACAACAATGTTGCAGAGAAATACATCACAGTCTTTGTGTCGTGGAGCACCCAACTCGGTGGAATCAGTCTCATTCTCCAAGGTCTCTcaaaaatgatcaaaattctATTATTGTCTTAATATAATTTTCAAGGCTGGAAGACACAATTCACCCAGCCCTGGCCTTTCAGCTCATTTGAAGAAACTAATGTTCTCTCACTAATTCCTTGTCTGTTTGTTCATCTGCTGGGTGTGGGGCAGGATCAGAGCAGTTCTGCACTCTCTGCATCTGGTAAACAGTTTTCTTGCTTCATTTGCAGCTTCCAGGGCTCCTCCAATCTTCTCAAACGTTTCACAGCCCTCTACACTCCTCTGTGCCTCCAAGAACAGCCTTTTGTTCGCTGACAAGAGGAATCTGCAGCCTCATCATCTCTAAACCAACCTCCCACAACCCTCTGGGCAAAGTCCTCcccaagggaaaagaaagaagcggaaggcctggaggggaggggcccTGGAGGTGGTTGCGCCAGATGGGGACAGGCAGGGTGGACAGAACACAGAGTTCAGAACAGGGCAATGGGCCCGGAGGGGCAACACAGCCTCCTGGGTGGGTGACCTTGGGACTTTCTGGGCCCCATGACATTATAGTGTGAAGGAGCTGGACTAGAGGAGTTTGAGTCCTTTCCAGCTGTAAACATCCCAAACCTAATTATTACCCTAAGCATCTATTATGTTGAACAAACGTGTACTGACATTTGTCTCTGGATAGTGAAATATTaagtctttttcttcctctcttctgcaTTTCACAAATAGTTTATGCTAATTTTCCACTActgataatgtgtgtgtgtgcatatgtccaCAAAACCAAAATATCTATGAttctagaaagaaaatgaaaaagattctTTTCTAAGagaggaaaaatgaataaaatttaaaggcagaagcagagaagaaagaaaagtccaTGTGGAAGCCAAAAATCCACCTAGCGTAGAAGCCCTGCAGGGACAGCATTTGATTTGGGGTTTTCCACCTCCAGGGTGAAATGTCTTTGTAAACTCTTCTGGCATCATCTGCTGGTCATTCCAGAAGAAACTACTTAACATGGTTCAAAAAAGGGCTTTGAAGTGAATTTGGGGGACCATTGATAGGGTCATATTCAGGGTGAAAATGGTATTCTATTCACAGGTAAATCTCATTCTGGTCTCACCTCCAGAAGTCACTTTTGATTTGGTGTTGCAGTAATGATTGTAACAGGAACACTTAAGTCCCTTCTGTGTGTTCACCTGATAACCATGCACAACCCCTTGTACCACATGAGGCAGATCTCCCAGGTCTCTCCCCGCTAGGCTTGGGCACAACTAGAGAGAGGCACTCTGAGGAAACCCACTCTCAACCCACACCATCTTTGAACCGTGTGGGTTTCATCTTCCTTTGTCTCTGTCCCTTGGGTTTCTATAAATATTCAACTCATTGGCCTTTGGAATAATTGATTGGTTTAACCATTCCTAGCAACCCAAAGTTCTGGCAAGTGCTCTCATTTGTCTTCCACCCAACATTAGCCCTGCTTTCCAAGGAAGCTACTCTGAAGAAGCTCCCCCATTCCCTGTAGGTCCAGGCTGTGGGTCACGAGGTTCAATGGGTATCTCACCCACTTCCCAACCTGATCCTTCCTACAGAGGCTGCCTAGCAAAGGCCCCTTGGCTTCTGAAACTGGTCTTTAGGTGAAGGACAGTATGCATAACCAACAAGGCTTGTTTAAAGCGCCCTCttatagactcacagacttagaagcttatggttgctggggggaagggataggtagggactttgggaaggtcatgtacacactgctatatttaaaatagataaacaaccaaggcctattgtatagcacatggaactctgctcaaagttACAGAACATTGTTAATAACACAACTAATAATTATAGAACATATGGTAATAACATAATtaataccccaatacaaaatgtttttggtgttaaaaaagaaaataaataacattaaaaattaaataaataaaacaccttCTTATAAATGTTGAAGGAAAAGCATTTTCCTtctaacattttttcttttcaatctaaAAGTCACCTCTCCAAATATCAGTCTTAAAATAGCCCTAACCAGACTCCTTGAACAGATACAGCCACTTATCTGTACAGCTGTGACATTCTGATATAGTAAGAAATATATGTTTGATCTTCATCCCCAGTTCCTGGCTCAGAGCTTCTAAAACCCTATAACTTCCTGAGTGATAGGGGTGAGAGGAACATCTTTCATTATAGTATTTGGTTTGTCACCTGATTCTGGCATGGGTTTCAGAGTTTCAACCTGGAAAGGTTGGTGAATTCATATTCAGGAAGAGTGATGTAACCCCACACTCACGGGAACTCTTGTGCTTGGAAACCTTCCAGACATGCCCTGTATACCTCTTCATCTAACtgttcatttatatcctccttaaTCAAACAGAAATagtaagtttaaaatatttttaataaataagataaataaaaggcACCTCTCATGTCTTTCTGGACTTCACCAACTTCTTCACATGGTGTTTATTGGTGTTTATTAGTAAAGAGTAATGAAAGGGCCCATCCGTCTCAAGGCAAAGAAGTACTTGGGAACCCCTGATTGGTCCTGCCAGGAGAGAAAGGCTCCCATATTTGGAAAGCAGCAGGAATGCACCTCCCCCTGCAGCTCCTACATAGCTGGGCAGGTCCAGGAGTATGTGCAGAAGGTGCACAAGAGGACAGGGTGCCCGTGGCTCCAGAGGTGCATCAGAGAGACCCTAAGGTATGTGGGGAGCAGAGTTTATGTGTGATAACCATTTCTGTGGCCAgggctgtttatttttaataccaCTACAAACCATGCAGTGATTTCTTGACTCTCACCTCCTGGGATGGGTCCCAAGTCTGGGGACACTTGAGAGAAGATTCAAACATCACTGGGGTTCCTGTCTATGTTTTGGTGCTATAATAAAATGCTAGCTTAAGGGTTGGCTGGTtaggattttcttttgtttttaagccCTTGCCTCTGAAGACTCATTTATTTCTCAAGGTctctatgcttttattttttaatttgatgcaTGCATAATTTATGCCATTATTCTTATTTAAGGCTTCTCCTACCAAGGGGTATGGGCTGATGAAATAGGTTTAGGAGATTAATGAATGTTTTCTTCACACTTGGATCCCTTTGGAGAAAGCTTGTCTGAGCTCACTGTGATTGGTGGGCAATGATGAGTGGGATGCTGGAAGGCTGGGTGCTCAGGCTGCTGCCTGGCACACTCATGCCCACCCTGGGACAGTGACTAGGTGATGTCTGCATGTAAAGAGAGGTCAGCAAAGGCCTCTTTGCAGGAGTCCAGAGAAGCGTGGATGTGCATGCAGTTAGGTTGCATCTTGCCTATTTTTCTGCATAAGAACCTGTGTCACACTAGAGTTGAACATTTCAAACAAAGAAGTACTAATCATTTTAAGGAATACTGCAGGGAGGGTATATTAGGGCCTAAGCAAGATAAACTTTTCAACCTCCTTCAGCTCTGGCACTGGTGAACTCAGGAAATCTTCTAGAAGACGGTCTAAGCAGGCTCTGCTATTGTAACTCTCTGTGTATTCCTGATCCACATGGACAAAGGTCCAGGTGCTGAATGCCCTGAATATTTGACCTTAAGAGATGGAGTTCCACAATAGCTATTGTAGTTTCAGGAACTAGTTGTGACTAACTACCAGACTGGGGGCCTTAAGGGGGAGGGATATTTCCTGAGGTCATCAGCAGTCTTTCAGATGTCCTGGGGCCAGCCTGACTCTTGGAGCTTCCCCAAGCCCTCTTGTCCTTCCTCTTATTTCATTTCCTCTGAAATTCTTCATAGGCCCTGCTGTTCACTTAACTGAGGGGCCATCGGAGCTGCTATTCACTTAACCTCATGCCCAGTAACTCAAAAGCACCATCCCCTTCAGCAGCTCAAAAGGGTAATGGGACATGGCCCTTGGGTACCTGGGAAAAGCATCACAGGGCTGGATTCAAATCCGCCCTCCATTCCCTGCTgttgtgtggccttgggcaaattacttaacttctgAAACCCAATACAACTTTTATAAAGTGAGGATAATAACATACCTACCCCATGTGAGAATTAAGTTAGGCAATGTCAGCAGCTGGCATGGTACATGCAATAAGAAGCTGGTTGAGGGAAGAGGGTGGGACCCCACTCTCCCCAGGGTGTGATTAGAAAAGATATCCACGAATAATCAAATTGCCTGTTGCAACTTCTGATCTGTCTGAGAAAACCAAGATCACTATCCTGAATGGTGTAATTCCAGGCCAGAGCAAGAAACTTGGTTTTGACTTAACCCTATGCAGACCAAGACTGGGAAAACAGTTATGTTTCAGGAAAAATGTAAAGGGTGCAAGAATGACATTCCTCCCAAAGAATCTCCTACACACAGGAGGGGACATGGAGACTCAGAACTCCACTGAGGAAGTTAACTGCTCCAGCCTTTTCTGTTGCAGATCCCGACACAATGAGGAAACATCTGGGTGGATGCTGGTTGGCCATTGTATGTATCCTGCTCTTTAGCCAACTCTGCTCAGTCAAGGCGAGAGGCATAAAGCACAGAATCAAGTGGAACCGGAAGGTCTTGCCAAGTACCTCCCAGGTCACGGAGGCCCGCACTGCGGAAATCCGCCCAGGGGCCTTCATCAAGCAAGGCCGAAAGCTGGATATCGACTTTGGAGTGGAGGGCAATAGGTACTATGAGGCCAACTATTGGCAGTTTCCTGACGGCATCCATTACAACGGCTGCTCCAAGGCCAATGTCACCAAGGAAAAGTTTATCACCAGCTGCATTAATGCCACCCAGGCGGCGAATCAAGAGGAACTGTCCCGTGAGAAACAAGACAACAAGCTTTACCAGCAGGTCCTGTGGCAGCTGATCAGGGAGCTCTGCTCCACCAAGCACTGTGACTTTTGGTTGGAAAGGGGAGCAGGACTTAGGGTCACTCTGGACCAGCCCATGATGCTCTGCCTGCTGGTTTTCATTTGGTTTATTGTGAAATAAGCTTGCAGGCAGGTTGGCAGCCACAGAGATCAATAGGCAAGCAAACCATAAGCAAGTTATTTCAGTTCTTCTCCTCTAACCCCAAACCCCACGTGTTCTGAAGGTACCAAAGAGCAGTGattgattcttcagtgctttAAATAGCACTCCCAAGTATTCACTCAGGTGCTTGATTATATTTGATAAATGTGTGGGTATCAATCCTCTCCAGGCTCTACCTAAAGTTGGCTTGTTCATCATTGCATTCTCAACTCTGGTGTAGCATCTGGCCCACCATATTATGCAATAAATGTTTGGTAAGCAGATAAAAGAATGTGCCAGGGACCATACCAAGCACTTCATAATGCTTCCTGACAACTCTCTAAGGTAGGTGTAATAGGTGTTATTCTCTTggtatagatgagaaaattgaggctccaAGAAGTAAAACAGAAAGTATCAGCCATAATTCAACCCTGGCTTATCTAACCCAGATTTCCTGCTCTGTACGGTTATACTTTTGGAAATACGAAATTACTGATGCTGATGGCCATGTTTTTGATAATTTATTACATGGAAGttaattaattagtttaattAAAGTAAGGTATAATAAAGGAAATTAagctaaaatataaataaaatctagACAAATGTCCATATTGCCTAGTAAGGAAGTATTACCATCTTGATTCCTGGAGTAGTCTAGATCTATGGCACAAAGATGTTTTTTCACAAGAAGTATAAGTATTTGCTACTTGCATCTCTGAAGCAGTTAATGTATTTAAGAAACTATTTCTAAATGATGAATTTCCTTTCTAATGTTCCTCCAACCCTGTGTGCATGTTTTTAGGTATACATGCATCTTTAAATATATCCCCTTTATACAGGTGCTCCATACAATCTCCGGTCATTCTCTTACTGCCACTTTGGTGAGGGGCCATCATTTCCACGAACCACTTACAGCTTCAAAAACACAATTCCTCAGTAGAAAGGTTAAAAATGAAGTATATCTTTAAGAAGATCAAGTAATGAATTCATACATGCCATAATTAGGAATTATCATTAGTTAAACTACATTTATATTACAAAATATCAATacagtttaaataaaaataatgaatctaATACTCTAAAAGATGCCCCCAGAGGCTCTCTGAGGATATGCTCAGAGtacccagcccccaccctcagGAGTTGTTGAAACATATTTGGTGATAAAAGTTGCTGAATATTATCAATTGGTGAAAAAATGTGCATTGTCAGGCAATTTTATCCAAAGTATTCTAAAATGTGACTGTTGATAATGGTACCTTTTGTTCTGATCTCCACTGCTAATCAGTGTTCTTCTCAAGGATACAGTTGGAAGGTTTTTACATAGAAAGTCAGTGGAGGACTTGGAGGCCAGACAGCCCAGCACCTTCCCCTGGGTGTGAGGGATACCTGCCTCCCTGCCCTGACAGCTCAGGGAGCTCCTATGCAGGAGTTCCTGAGGAACTCCCACCTCTGTGGCTTTCACGCTGATGGCACTATGCTCATCTTCCACAGTCCTGGTGAGTTCTAGATCAGAAACTAAGACTAAAGTCCAGAACACATACAGGTTATTTCCTACATGTCACtattttaataataacaatagcaatAACAACAAAGTACCTATAGGCTGATGTTAAAATTTCAAGTCCCG includes these proteins:
- the PRND gene encoding prion-like protein doppel precursor (The RefSeq protein has 1 substitution compared to this genomic sequence), which encodes MRKHLGGCWLAIVCILLFSQLCSVKARGIKHRIKWNRKVLPSTSQVTEARTAEIRPGAFIKQGRKLDIDFGVEGNRYYEANYWQFPDGIHYNGCSKANVTKEKFITSCINATQAANQEELSREKQDNKLYQRVLWQLIRELCSTKHCDFWLERGAGLRVTLDQPMMLCLLVFIWFIVK